One window of the Triticum dicoccoides isolate Atlit2015 ecotype Zavitan chromosome 3B, WEW_v2.0, whole genome shotgun sequence genome contains the following:
- the LOC119276545 gene encoding myosin-17-like isoform X11, with amino-acid sequence MAPVLNIVIGSHVWVADKDLAWIDGEVFKIDGQNAHVRTTKGNTITANVSDIHPKDTEAPPDGVDDMTRLSYLHEPGVLDNLAVRYAKNIIYTYTGNILIAINPFQRLPNLVDVQTMEKYKGANLGDLDPHVFAIADVSYRQMMNEGKSNSILVSGESGAGKTETTKLLMRYLAFLGGRSGTGGRTVEQQVLESNPVLEAFGNAKTVRNNNSSRFGKFVELQFDKSGKISGAAIRTYLLERSRVCQTSSPERNYHCFYFLCSAPSEDIKKYKLGDPSSFHYLNQSSCIRVDGINDAEEYLATRNAMDMVGITEEEQEAIFRVVAAVLHLGNISFAKGTEADSSVIKDAKARFHLNTAGELLMCDCEKLENALIKREINTPEGVITTTVGPNSATVSRDGFAKQIYSRLFDWLVNRINASIGQDPNSDKLIGVLDIYGFESFKTNSFEQLCINFTNEKLQQHFNQNVFKMEQEEYTREQINWSYIEFVDNQDVLDLIEKKPGGIIALLDEACMFPKSTHETLSQKLYEKFKNHKRFAKPKLSRTAFTIQHYAGDVIYQSDHFLDKNKDYVVAEHQELLNASRCSFVSVLFPPAPEENTKSSKSSSIATRFKMQLHELMETLSSTEPHYIRCVKPNSVLKPAIFENTNVLQQLRCSGVLEAIRISCAGYPTRKLFHDFLHRFRILAPEILKEKNDEKTTCQKVLDKIGLEGYQIGRTKVFLRAGQMAELDARRTEVRNTAARGVQSQLRTHVAREQFLILRNASVCLQSFVRARLACKLHGFLRQQAAALKIQKNIRRYFARRTYSQLCLSAITLQTGLRTMAARNEFNSRNQNKASIHIQSRWRRHRDNLSYMKLKRAALTYQCAWRGRVARRELRQLKMAARDTQALKVAKEKLEERVEELMSRLSLEKKLRTDLEKSKATEISKLQSALHDMEQRVEEAAAMKENESAKKAVEEALAQEREKISSLTSEIEGLKVLLVAEREENDVTKKAHANSQERNEELNRKVQDADEMIKQLNDTVKRLEETVREGEALLLTEKQQKEEASTALAESHLRDQAFAIKIEEAEKQITLLQENVERFEYSMADLQSSLTIEKQQHEASVVELAEAQGKIEELLREVGDADEKSTLLETTVQRLEERLTENDALSTTERQESEATKKLLNEVQGKNEELLKKLEDAGKNIVHYQDTTQRLEENVAAVEISLKDERQQNDVIMKQLADAQVEIVELQRNLEGADKRNSLLQDSLQRLEEGATTTDALYLEEKHAHDQTKKVFSEAQEVNQELLRKVEEADKNIGHLLENVERLEKDAMTRESLLLKTKQSYDDTITELFEAQETNQQLTNKIEDSDNKIGLLEVSVKRLEESTSVMDSQLAIERHENSKLRSELSDARLRIDELLNEAQDNHASLAERDDMIKRLEENVSTKETLLLTEREQNASTSKLLAEEQLKIAELIKNIEDAHRKSDSLQTTIERLEEDVTAKDFLLLTEKQAHEATRKTLVEAQERNEELLKKIHDDDKNILQLQFTIQRLEENTATKENLLLREREQNDATTKAQIESQERSEELLKKFVDVDRKIDLLQDSIERLGESSTTKDALLLSERQEKDAMKKELAEAGERNGELLMKIEDTNEKIEHLQNTIIKLEEDIAAKDVSLEAARQENDSIRKSLTEAQERNEELLRKISDNEYRIHLLQDTVQKIQVDAISRLSSFVMEKQDSDVAKRALTEAQERNEDLLKRNEDLLNRNNDLVKKIEESGKVITHLQESLQRIEGKAANLEAENHVLRQQATATPPSTAKSPPSRSKITRIHRSPENGHVLNGELRQAELRPSAGMSEATPPVGNAPNSSNQKDFEHGEKLQRVLNQKHQSLQPQQPQDDQQWLLTCIPQYLGFSGSKPVATLLIYQCLLHWRSFEAMKTGVFDRILHAINSAIEAEHDVRTLAYWLSNLSALTVLLQRSFKTTRTTLSTPQRRRFSSERTFHTSQTSNAGLAYLGGQSVVGATGLPQVEAKYPALLFKQQLVDLIEKVYGMISDSVKKELNPLLELCIQDPRTSHSNLAKSNTNGLGQQNQLAHWLSIVKVLANYLDVLKANHVPSILVHKLFVQIFSLIDVQLFNRLLLRRECCSFSNGEYVKAGLAELKHWSDNATREFAGSAWEALKHIRQAVDFLVISLKPMRTLREIRADVCQALSIQQLERIVGMYLDDVNGSNTISAEFASSLKAAAREEANTVTTFSILLDDDSSIPFSLDDITKTMPIIEMADDDLLPFVRENPGFAFLLQRGE; translated from the exons TCGATTTGGCAAGTTTGTGGAGCTCCAATTCGACAAGAGCGGGAAGATATCTGGTGCTGCTATTAGAACTTACTTGCTCGAGAGATCTCGGGTCTGCCAAACTAGTAGTCCAGAGAGAAACTACCATTGCTTTTATTTCCTTTGTTCAGCACCGTCAGAG GATATTAAAAAATATAAGCTGGGGGACCCATCTTCATTTCACTACCTCAACCAGTCATCTTGCATCAGAGTTGATGGAATCAATGATGCTGAAGAGTATCTTGCGACAAGAAATGCTATGGATATGGTTGGCATCACTGAGGAAGAACAG GAAGCTATATTCCGGGTTGTTGCTGCTGTGCTTCATCTTGGTAATATTAGTTTTGCGAAAGGGACAGAGGCAGATTCATCTGTAATAAAGGATGCCAAAGCAAGATTCCATCTTAATACAGCAGGAGAGCTCTTGAT GTGTGACTGTGAGAAATTGGAGAATGCCTTGATAAAGAGGGAAATAAATACGCCAGAAGGAGTTATTACTACTACAGTTGGTCCTAATTCTGCTACTGTTAGCAGGGATGGCTTTGCAAAACAAATATACTCTCGACTATTTGACTG GCTTGTAAATAGAATAAATGCATCAATTGGGCAAGATCCAAACTCAGACAAATTGATTGGGGTACTTGATATATATGGCTTTGAAAGTTTTAAGACTAATAG TTTTGAACAATTATGCATCAACTTCACGAACGAAAAACTCCAGCAACATTTTAACCAG AATGTATTCAAAATGGAGCAGGAGGAGTACACAAGGGAGCAGATTAACTGGAGTTACATAGAGTTTGTTGACAACCAAGATGTTCTTGATTTGATTGAGAAG AAACCAGGTGGCATTATTGCACTTCTTGATGAAGCTTG CATGTTTCCAAAGTCGACACACGAGACATTGTCTCAGAAGCTGTATGAAAAGTTCAAGAATCACAAAAGATTTGCTAAACCGAAACTTTCTCGTACTGCATTTACAATCCAACATTATGCTGGAGAT GTGATATATCAATCTGATCATTTCCTGGACAAAAACAAAGATTATGTGGTAGCAGAACACCAGGAATTACTTAATGCTTCCAGGTGCTCTTTTGTATCAGTTTTATTCCCACCAGCACCAGAAGAGAACACAAAATCATCAAAGTCATCCTCAATTGCTACTCGCTTCAAG aTGCAACTTCATGAACTCATGGAGACTTTAAGCTCTACAGAACCTCACTACATTAGATGTGTAAAACCAAATAGTGTTCTTAAGCCTGCTATTTTTGAGAACACCAACGTTCTACAGCAACTTAGATGCTCG GGTGTTCTAGAAGCAATTAGAATCAGCTGCGCTGGATATCCTACAAGAAAACTGTTTCATGATTTTTTACATCGTTTTCGCATTCTTGCTCCTGAAATTCTAAAAGAGAA AAATGATGAAAAGACGACTTGCCAAAAGGTTTTGGACAAAATCGGACTGGAGGGCTATCAG ATAGGAAGAACTAAGGTATTCCTTAGAGCTGGCCAAATGGCTGAATTGGATGCTAGAAGAACAGAGGTGCGAAATACTGCAGCAAGAGGTGTTCAGAGTCAGTTACGTACTCATGTTGCTCGTGAGCAGTTCCTAATACTGCGCAATGCATCTGTTTGTTTGCAATCCTTTGTCAGAG CAAGATTGGCTTGTAAACTGCATGGATTCTTGAGACAACAAGCAGCAGCGCTGAAAATACAGAAAAATATACGCCGTTATTTTGCACGGAGAACTTATTCTCAGCTATGCCTGTCAGCCATTACATTGCAGACAGGGTTAAGGACCATGGCAGCTCGCAATGAATTCAATTCTAGAAATCAGAACAAAGCTTCTATCCATATCCAG TCCCGTTGGCGTCGCCACAGAGATAACTTAAGTTATATGAAGTTAAAGAGAGCAGCATTGACCTACCAATGTGCTTGGAGAGGAAGGGTTGCCAGAAGGGAACTGCGGCAGCTCAAAATG GCTGCAAGAGATACTCAAGCTCTAAAGGTGGCAAAGGAGAAACTGGAGGAGCGTGTGGAAGAGCTAATGAGCCGCTTGAGCTTGGAAAAGAAACTAAGG ACTGATCTGGAGAAGTCCAAAGCAACAGAAATTTCTAAACTGCAGTCTGCTCTTCATGACATGGAACAGCGAGTGGAAGAAGCTGCCGCAATGAAGGAAAACGAATCAGCTAAAAAAGCTGTCGAAGAAGCTCTAGCTCAAGAAAGAGAAAAGATCAGTTCATTGACTTCTGAAATTGAGGGCCTGAAG GTGCTACTAGTAGCAGAGCGAGAGGAAAATGATGTAACAAAGAAAGCACACGCGAATTCCCAGGAAAGAAATGAAGAACTAAATAGGAAAGTCCAGGATGCAGATGAAATGATCAAGCAGCTTAATGATACCGTGAAGAG ACTAGAAGAGACTGTAAGAGAAGGAGAGGCCCTTTTGCTAACAGAGAAGCAGCAAAAGGAAGAAGCTAGTACCGCACTAGCTGAATCTCACCTACGAGATCAAGCTTTTGCGATCAAAATTGAAGAGGCTGAGAAACAAATCACTCTGCTCCAGGAAAATGTTGAAAG ATTCGAATATAGCATGGCAGATCTGCAGTCTTCACTGACAATTGAGAAGCAACAACATGAGGCAAGTGTGGTAGAACTAGCTGAAGCACAAGGTAAAATTGAGGAACTTCTGAGAGAAGTTGGGGACGCTGATGAAAAGTCTACTCTGCTTGAGACTACTGTACAAAG GCTTGAAGAAAGATTAACCGAGAATGATGCTCTATCAACTACAGAAAGACAAGAAAGTGAAGCAACTAAGAAATTACTCAATGAAGTTCAGGGTAAAAATGAGGAATTACTCAAGAAACTTGAAGATGCTGGAAAAAATATTGTTCATTATCAAGACACCACCCAAAG ACTCGAGGAAAATGTAGCGGCAGTGGAGATTTCCTTGAAAGATGAAAGGCAGCAAAATGATGTGATCATGAAACAACTAGCAGATGCCCAGGTAGAAATTGTAGAGCTACAGAGGAACCTTGAAGGTGCTGATAAGAGAAACAGTCTGCTTCAAGATTCTTTACAGAG GTTAGAAGAGGGTGCAACAACAACGGATGCTCTTTATTTAGAAGAAAAGCACGCACACGATCAAACCAAGAAAGTGTTCTCAGAAGCTCAAGAAGTAAATCAGGAGTTGCTTAGGAAAGTTGAAGAAGCTGATAAAAACATTGGTCATCTTCTAGAGAATGTGGAAAg ACTTGAAAAAGATGCAATGACAAGAGAGTCTTTGCTTCTTAAAACAAAGCAAAGTTACGATGACACCATAACTGAGCTATTTGAAGCTCAGGAGACAAATCAACAGTTAACGAACAAAATAGAGGACTCGGATAACAAAATCGGTCTGCTTGAAGTTTCGGTGAAAAG ACTTGAAGAAAGTACATCGGTCATGGATTCTCAATTGGCAATAGAAAGACATGAAAACAGCAAATTAAGGAGCGAACTATCTGATGCTCGCCTAAGGAtcgatgaattactaaatgaagcgcAAGATAACCATGCAAGTCTAGCAGAGCGTGATGATATGATAAAGAG ACTTGAAGAAAATGTCAGCACAAAGGAGACTTTGTTGCTAACTGAAAGAGAACAAAATGCTTCAACCTCAAAACTGCTTGCAGAAGAACAGTTGAAAATTGCTGAATTAATAAAGAATATTGAAGATGCACATAGAAAATCTGACAGCCTTCAGACTACAATAGAAAG GCTTGAAGAAGATGTCACTGCCAAAGATTTCTTGCTTCTAACAGAAAAGCAAGCACATGAGGCAACTCGGAAAACTCTAGTTGAAGCTCAGGAAAGAAATGAAGAATTGCTCAAGAAAATTCATGATGATGATAAAAATATTCTTCAGCTTCAATTTACTATACAGAG GCTTGAAGAAAATACAGCTACAAAGGAGAATTTGCTGTTGAGAGAAAGAGAACAAAATGATGCAACAACGAAGGCGCAAATTGAGAGCCAAGAAAGAAGTGAAGAGTTACTAAAGAAATTTGTGGATGTTGACAGGAAAATTGATCTTCTTCAAGATAGCATAGAAAG GCTTGGAGAAAGTTCAACAACAAAGGATGCTTTGTTACTATCTGAGAGACAAGAGAAGGATGCAATGAAGAAAGAACTTGCTGAAGCTGGAGAGAGAAATGGAGAGTTACTAATGAAAATTGAAGATACTAACGAAAAAATTGAACATCTTCAGAATACCATAATTAA GCTTGAAGAAGATATAGCAGCAAAAGATGTTTCGTTAGAAGCTGCACGGCAAGAGAATGACTCAATCAGAAAATCTCTTACTGAAGCTCAAGAAAGAAATGAGGAATTACTCAGAAAAATTAGTGATAATGAGTACCGGATCCACTTACTTCAAGACACAGTGCAAAA GATTCAAGTAGATGCAATATCAAGATTGTCTTCGTTTGTGATGGAAAAACAAGACAGTGATGTTGCCAAGAGAGCTCTTACTGAAGCTCAGGAAAGAAATGAGGATTTATTGAAGAGAAATGAAGACCTCCTTAACAGGAATAATGATTTGGTTAAAAAAATTGAGGAGTCAGGCAAAGTTATAACTCACCTTCAGGAGTCCCTACAAAG AATTGAAGGAAAAGCAGCCAACTTAGAGGCTGAGAATCATGTTCTCCGTCAGCAAGCAACTGCTACTCCACCTTCTACTGCCAAATCTCCACCCTCACGTTCAAAGATCACAAGGATTCAT AGAAGCCCAGAGAATGGGCATGTTTTGAACGGTGAACTAAGGCAGGCTGAGCTGAGGCCATCAGCTGGCATGTCAGAAGCAACACCCCCAGTA GGCAATGCTCCCAACTCGAGTAATCAAAAAGACTTTGAACACGGAGAAAAGCTGCAAAGAGTGCTTAATCAGAAACATCAG TCTCTGCAGCCCCAGCAGCCCCAAGATGACCAGCAGTGGTTACTTACTTGCATTCCACAATATCTCGGATTTTCTGGGAGCAAGCCTGTTGCCACTCTTCTTATATACCAGTGTCTTCTTCACTGGAGATCATTTGAAGCCATGAAGACTGGTGTATTTGACAGAATTCTGCATGCTATAAACTCTGCAATAGAG GCTGAACATGATGTGAGAACATTGGCATATTGGTTGTCCAACTTATCTGCATTAACAGTTCTCCTTCAACGATCATTCAAAACTACTAGGACCACACTCTCAACCCCGCAAAGGCGAAGATTTTCGTCTGAGAGGACATTTCATACAAGTCAAACTTCAAATGCTGGGCTTGCTTATCTCGGCGGGCAATCAGTTGTTGGAGCTACCGGATTACCCCAAGTTGAAGCAAAATATCCAGCTTTGCTCTTTAAACAGCAGCTTGTGGATCTAATTGAGAAGGTTTACGGTATGATAAGTGACAGCGTGAAGAAGGAACTAAACCCTTTACTTGAATTGTGCATCCAG GATCCACGAACTTCTCACTCAAATCTGGCAAAAAGCAATACAAATGGCTTGGGACAACAGAACCAATTAGCACATTGGTTAAGCATCGTGAAAGTCCTCGCCAACTATTTGGATGTATTAAAGGCGAACCAT GTCCCATCAATTTTGGTGCATAAATTGTTCGTACAGATATTTTCACTGATTGATGTTCAGCTATTTAACAG GCTACTTTTGCGGCGTGAGTGCTGTTCATTTAGCAACGGGGAATATGTCAAAGCTGGACTAGCTGAGCTAAAACACTGGTCTGATAATGCTACTCGAGAG TTTGCAGGTTCGGCCTGGGAGGCATTGAAGCATATCAGACAGGCTGTTGATTTCTTG GTGATTTCTCTTAAGCCAATGAGAACACTAAGAGAGATACGTGCTGATGTGTGCCAA GCCCTCAGCATACAGCAGCTAGAGCGCATAGTTGGTATGTACTTGGATGACGTCAATGGTTCAAACACTATTTCAGCAGAG TTCGCATCAAGCTTGAAAGCTGCAGCGCGTGAGGAAGCAAATACTGTCACAACTTTCTCTATACTGCTAGATGATGATTCTAG TATACCTTTTTCACTCGATGATATTACAAAGACAATGCCAATCATTGAGATGGCTGATGATGACTTGCTACCATTTGTCCGTGAAAACCCAGGCTTTGCGTTTTTATTGCAAAGAGGGGAATAG